Proteins found in one Quercus robur chromosome 2, dhQueRobu3.1, whole genome shotgun sequence genomic segment:
- the LOC126695959 gene encoding uncharacterized protein LOC126695959: MYNEIEGNYNDVAISTFKRGLLTEHDLRKSLTGKPVTSVRQLMDRIDKYKRVEKDQQMGKGKAKVVPQERRDFRSDHFNSSNRPRRDYVEQSGPTGAQVVHAVFPEPLHKILEKVKCEPFFQWPNRMAGDPSKRNQNLYCAYHQEPGHTTDDCKNLKNHLDRLVREGKLRHLLHRPEQSNVETRQGTLRPPIGTINVILATPRRTGSSPFRVMSVGRFPTEPDERESKRAKASATPLIGFTEEDKQGTLQPHDDALVVTIRIGGYDVKRVLVDQGSAVEVMYPDLYKGLNLKPDDLSPYDSPLVSFEGIIVIPKDMIRLPV; encoded by the coding sequence ATGTACAACGAGATAGAAGGAAATTACAATGACGTCGCCATTAGTACGTTCAAAAGGGGCCTGCTGACAGAGCATGACTTAAGAAAGTCTCTCACTGGGAAGCCAGTTACCAGCGTGCGCCAACTTATGGACAGAatagacaagtacaaaagggtcgagAAGGACCAGCAGATGGGGAAAGGtaaagcgaaggttgtccctcaggagaggagggacttcaggtcggaccacTTTAACAGCAGTAACAGACCGAGAAGAGACTACGTGGAACAGTCCGGACCTACTGGGGCTCAGGTAGTCCATGCTGTGTTCCCAGAACCATTGCACAAGATCCTGGAGAAGGTAAAGTGCGAACCCTTCTTTCAGTGGCCGAACaggatggcaggcgacccctcaaaacgcaatcagaatctGTACTGCGCGTACCATCAGGAGCCTGGTCACACCACCGATGATTGCAAGAATCTGAAAAACCATTTGGATCggcttgtccgagaaggaaagctgaGGCATCTATTGCACCGCCCTGAACAGTCAAATGTCGAAACCAGACAAGGCAcattgaggccacccattggcacaatcaatgtcattcttgccacACCTAGGAGGACCGGTTCCAGCCCTTTTagagtaatgtcagtgggcAGGTTCCCGACTGAGCCAGACGAAAGGGAATCCAAGAGAGCCAAAGCGAGTGCCACGCCATTGATTGGGTTCACGGAGGAAGACAAGCAAGGAACCCTTCAACCCCACGACGATGCCCTGGTCGTCACAatcagaataggaggttatgacgtgaaaagggtgttagttgatcaaggCAGCGCCGTGGAGGTAATGTACCCCGATTTGTATAAGGGGTTAAACTTGAAGCCAGATGACCTGTCGCCATATGATTCCCCTCTGGTCAGCTTTGAAGGAATAATTGTCATCCCGAAAGACATGATTAGGCTGCCCGTGTAA
- the LOC126695969 gene encoding uncharacterized protein LOC126695969 has product MSSPNADKVLFAYIAATSHAVSLVLIREDNGTQRPVYYVSKSLQEAETQYLPLEKAILAVVQATRKLPHYFQAHTVVVLTQLPLKSVLRSADYTGRIAKWGTILGAFDIRYMPRTAIKGQVIANLVAKFAEPTLEGMEMSGSPSADGKLISTVSQHEHNWWKAHIDGAANQRGSGVWLVLVSPEGITIEKSLRLGFSATNNEAEYEAVLEGMSGNTHADSLTTLATSSAQPLPRVILVEDLCCPTTEEANGSRVHNVGAGPNWMDPLVLFLKRDTLPNDKVEANKSGGKLLGSGCPRTPNFTDDHSRGHTCYVCTQRLQNSSWKSYMKGSVEAIRGVGPCGSHRAMTLGYWWPSMHKKALEYVKKCDQCQRFAPNIHQPGEELNPLSSPWPFAQWGLDILGPFPKAAGNKKFLLVSTDYFTKRVEAEALGNIRDVDVKKFVWKNIITRFGTPHTLILDNGLQFDSKVFREYCNELGIINRYSTPAYPQGNGQERWVEELAHVLWTYRTTPRRSTGETPFSLTYGAEAVIPLEINFPTQRTTTFDPIANNRLLEKSLDLLEEKRESAMVHLAYYQQKLKQGYDSKVKSRPLAPGDLVLRKVMGTARNPAWGKLGPN; this is encoded by the exons ATGTCCAGCCCCAATGCCGACAAGGTGTTGTTTGCATACATAGCAGCAACCTCTCATGCGGTGAGTTTAGTGCTAATCCGAGAAGACAATGGCACACAGCGAcccgtgtattacgtaagcaaatcGCTGCAGGAGGCAGAGACCCAGTATCTCCCTCTCGAAAAAGCCATATTGGCCGTCGTACAAGCCACGcggaagctcccccactattttcaggcacatacagtAGTTGTGCTAACTCAACTTCCGCTGAAATCCGTCCTCCGCAGTGCCGACTACACAGGTAGAATAGCTAAGTGGGGAACAATCTTgggcgccttcgacattagatacatgcctcgcaccgccaTAAAAGGTCAAGTCATCGCCAATCTAGTAGCTAAATTTGCGGAGCCCACCCTAGAAGGGATGGAAATGTCGGGGTCACCAAGTGCTGATGGGAAACTGATCAGCACAGTCTCTCAACATGAACACAATTGGTGGAAAGCACACAtcgatggtgcagcaaaccaaaggggctcAGGGGTGTGGCTCGTTCTAGTCTCTCCCGAAGGGATAACCATAGAAAAGTCGTTGAGGCTCGGATTCTCTGCCACGAAtaatgaagccgagtatgaggcagTGTTGGAGGGGAT GAGTGGGAACACTCATGCTGATTCTCTCACAACtctggccacctcctcggctcagccccttccACGGGTTATTTTAGTTGAAGATCTCTGTTGCCCAACAACAGAGGAGGCCAACGGTAGTCGGGTACACAACGTCGGGGCAGGACCTAACTGGATGGATCCTCTGGTGCTGTTCTTAAAGCGCGACACCTTACCAAACGATAAGGTTGAGGCTAATAAATCAGGAGGAAAGCTTCTCGGTTCtggctgtccgaggactccaaactTTACCGACGATCATTCTCGAGGTCATACCTGCTATGTGTGCACCCAGAGGCTACAGAACTCATCCTGgaagagttacatgaagggatcTGTGGAAGCCATACGGGGGGTAGGTCCCTGTGGAAGCCACAGGGCCATGACgttgggttactggtggccgagcatgcacaAAAAAGCTCTAGAATAcgtgaagaagtgcgaccagtgccaaaggttcgccccgAACATACATCAGCCGGGCGAAGAACTTAACCCGCTGTCTAGCCCTTGGCccttcgcacaatggggcctagacatactaggaccATTCCCCAAAGCGGCTGGAAACAAGAAATTTCTTCTCGTCAGcaccgattacttcacaaagAGGGTCGAAGCTGAGGCGCTGGGAAACATTAGGGACGtcgatgtcaagaagtttgtttggaaaaacatcATCACTAGGTTCGGGACCCCACACACCCTGATCTTGGATAACGGCCTCCAGTTTGACAGCAAAGTCTTTAGAGAATACTGCAATGAGCTGGGAATTATCAATCGATACTCCACACCGGCCTACCCACAGGGTAATGGACAG gagaggtgggttgaagagttAGCCCACGTCTTGTGGACATACCGCACCACGCCTCGCaggtccacgggagaaacccccttttcattGACCTACGGAGCCGAGGCTGTCATCCCACTGGAGATAAACTTCCCAACCCAGAGGACTACTACCTTCGACCCCATTGCCAATAACCGCCTGCTGGAAAAAAGCTTGGATCTCCtcgaagaaaaaagggaaagcgcAATGGTCCACCTAGCATActatcagcaaaagctcaaacaGGGCTATGACTCCAAGGTGAAGTCAAGGCCATTGGCGCCCGGGGAtctagtgctgaggaaagtcaTGGGCACcgcgaggaaccctgcatggggaaagcttggaccGAACTAG